Genomic DNA from Rhodothermus bifroesti:
GCCAAAAAGCCCACCTGTTGCCACATGCCTACGGTGTCCATAGACACCAGGGTAATGCCTGTCTTGCACGAGATGGCTTTGACGCGAGGGCCAACATCGGGTGCTTCAGCCGATACAATGGTACCTTCAAGCTCGGGATGGTCGGTGCTTTTAACATGCAGCGGAATGCGATAGGCCCGCACGGGCTCTAGACAACGAGGATGGAGTACTTTGGCGCCCGTAGTGGCCAGTTCCTGGGCTTCGTCGTAGTCCAAGTGACGCAGCAGCCGGGCCGAAGGAATCTGACGGGGATTGGCCGTAAACATGCCCGGCACATCGGTCCAAATTTCCAGCCGTTGCGCTTGCAGTTTGGCCGCCAGGTAAGCTGCCGAGGTGTCCGAACCGCCACGGCCCAAAAGCACGGTTTCTCCCCGCCGATTACGCGCAATGAAGCCCTGCGTGAGGATGACGTCAGAAGGCTCTGCCGCCATCCGTTCTTGCAAGGAAGGATCTGGCCCATAGGCACATGTGGCCGAGAGGTAACGGCGGGCTTCGTTGGCGTGCGTTTCCTCAACAGTTTCAAGCAGCTCCCGCACGTCCCACCACCGCGTGCGGAGGCCCATACGATTCAGATAGGCTGCACCCAACGTAGTGGCCATAAGCTCGCCCATGGCCATCACGCGCGCTTGCAGTCGCGGCGTTGCCTCACCTAGCAGCGAGGCGCCCAGTGCAATGCGCTCTAGCTCTTCAAAGTAAGGCTGCAGCAAGGCTTCCGCGTCCAATGCCATGGCTTGGCCCAGTGCCAAATGGGGTTGCCGGATGCTGGCCAACACTTCCGCACCGCGACCGGCTATGGCTTCGCGCAACAACCGCTCCAAGGCATTCGAAATCCCCGAAAGTGCAGAGCAGACCACGACAGGACGCAACCCTTCCGCTAGACGATCCTGAATAATTCGCGCTATGGTTTCCCAGCGCGTGAGCGTCGAAACGCTCGTACCACCAAACTTCAAAACAACCCAACGAGGTGTCATAGATGCTGTGTGCCATTCTTGCCAGTAGGAACCAGCACGTAGCATAATGCACAACGCTTGGGGAGAAAAAGTTTTTTGAAGAAAAAAATCACTCTACAACAAAATTTGTTATATTTAAAACAAAATGAGTTTGTCGCTCAGGACCCATGCGTAAAGTTTCCGAGGCGGTTCAGGCGATTATTGAGGCCAATCCGGCGTTACAGTTTGGGTTGCATCACCGGCTGCTGAATCTGAGCCAGGTAGCACGTTTTATTTGTCCTTTGGTTGAGGCGCGCGTGCACAAGTCGGTGCAGCCTTCGGCGGTGTTGATGAGTTTGTCGCGTTTGCAGCGGCGCTGGGAAAACCAGCAGCCGGCGTTGCAGCGGCGCTTTCGGGTAGACCGGATCAACGTGCAGGGCGGATTGTGTGCGCTAACGCTGCCCAAGCAGCTGGCCACGTTGCGTGAGCTGGCCGAGCTTTTTGGCCGGGTGCAACAAGAAGGGGGGTATCTAACGCTTACCGAGGGGGTAAGCGAGGTGACCGTCATTCTAGAACAGCGGCACATGGCCTTGATTCCCCAAGTATTGCACGTGATTCCCCGAAGGGTGTATCGCAATTTGGCTGGATTGGGCGTGAAGTTTCAGGAAAGGTATCTAGAGACGCCTGGTTTGCTTTACCAGCTTTTGCAGCAGCTCGCCCTGCAAAACATTAACGTTGTGGAAGTGGCCTCGACGACGACAGAGTTCAACATTTACCTGGATGACCGCGACGTGCAGCTAGCGTTTGATTCAATTTACAACCGATTTGTTCGCGAGGTCTCATGACCGCCAGGCGACCTCATGTGCTAGGCATTGATGATGCCCCCTTTCAACGGGGGGAGGATGTAGACGTACCGGTGGTGGGTGTGATGATGGAGGGCGCTACCCTGGTCGAGGGGGTAGCTATTACGCGTTTTCCGATCGATGGGGCTGAGGTAACCACATTTTTAGCGGAATGGATTCAGACACTGCGTTGGCGGCCTTCGCTGCAGGCAGTGGTGCTAGGTGGTATCACGCTGGCCGGGTTGGCCGTAGTGGATTTAGCTGGGCTAGCAGGGCAGCTTGGGTTGCCCGTGCTGGCGGTTACGCGCCACGATACGGCCAATAGTGAGTTGGCGGATGCGCTTCGCGTAGCGGGGCTGCATGACCGCTTGGCCATCCTGGAGCGAACGCCACCGGCGGCCCTCATGGCCCGCGGCTTGTATGTGGCTTGGGCAGGAGCCGATGCGTTTGAAGCCCGTCAGCTTATCCAGTCAACGCTGCACAAGTCCCGGCTTCCCGAGCCGCTGCGCCTTGCGCACCTGATTGGCGCTGCTTTAGTTCGTGGTCAATCTCGGGGAAGGGTATAAGTTAGCCTTTGAGCTAGGCGGGGAAGGAGTTCGCCTGTGCGTCCTTGAAGGCGTAGGCTGGCTAGGGCATCGCCGCGCGTAGGGCCCAAGTTCACGATTGCAATGGGTTTATTTTGGCGAGCTGCTTCCAGCAGAAACCGATAGCCTGAGTAGACCATTAATGAAGAACCTGCTACCAAGAGCATATTGGCTTCGGTTAGCCACTGCTGGGCGATTTCGACGCGCTCGCGCGGTACATGCTCTCCGAAGAACACCACGTCTGGCTTTAGGATGCCACCACAGCGGGGGCAGTTGGGAACCCGAAACGTGTGCGTGAGCGCTTCGGGCAGCTCGGCGTCTCCATCAGGCGCCAATGCCGTTGCCCAGACACTCCAAGTGGGATTCAGGCTTAAGAGTTCTTGCTGAAAAAGCTCGCGATCGATCGTGTAAGCACATGAAAGGCACCTTACCCGTGCCAGGTTGCCATGCAGCTCGAGTACGCGCTGGCTTCCAGCCTTTTGGTGTAAACCATCGACGTTTTGTGTGATCAGCCCGACGAGCAAGCCGCTTTGTTCCAATTGCGCTAAGGCATAGTGGCCGGCATTGGGTTGCGCCTGTGCAAAGCGGCGCCAGCCTACCATGCTTCGCGCCCAATAGCGTGCCCGCGCAGCTGGGTCGGTCACAAACGCTCGGTACTGAATTGGATTGCGGCTGCGACGGCGCGTGCCTTCGCCTCGATAGTCGGGAAGGCCCGATTCGGTACTGCATCCAGCTCCGGTGAGCACAACAATGCGCCCTTTGCTAAGCAGGTCAGCAAGTGCTTGCAGCGTCGCTTCGGGCATTGCGGGATCTCTGGGCAGTCGGTAACCGTTTTGTGTGCGTTAAAATATACATGTGCTAACGGGAGTGCTCCTTATGGGGATAGATACAGGGCGTACACGTTTGCGCATTGCCATCACGCTGGGTGATCCAAACGGCATTGGTCCTGAAATCGTTCTCAAATGCCTGGCCGACACGCGGCTGGTTAAGTTTTTTGATCCCCTGGTAGTAGGCTCGGCCGCTGTGCTTGAAGCCCATGCCCAGGCGATGGATTTGCCGCTGCCGTCGCTGTTGGTTGTGGAGCGC
This window encodes:
- a CDS encoding DUF99 family protein — protein: MTARRPHVLGIDDAPFQRGEDVDVPVVGVMMEGATLVEGVAITRFPIDGAEVTTFLAEWIQTLRWRPSLQAVVLGGITLAGLAVVDLAGLAGQLGLPVLAVTRHDTANSELADALRVAGLHDRLAILERTPPAALMARGLYVAWAGADAFEARQLIQSTLHKSRLPEPLRLAHLIGAALVRGQSRGRV
- a CDS encoding NAD-dependent protein deacetylase, with amino-acid sequence MPEATLQALADLLSKGRIVVLTGAGCSTESGLPDYRGEGTRRRSRNPIQYRAFVTDPAARARYWARSMVGWRRFAQAQPNAGHYALAQLEQSGLLVGLITQNVDGLHQKAGSQRVLELHGNLARVRCLSCAYTIDRELFQQELLSLNPTWSVWATALAPDGDAELPEALTHTFRVPNCPRCGGILKPDVVFFGEHVPRERVEIAQQWLTEANMLLVAGSSLMVYSGYRFLLEAARQNKPIAIVNLGPTRGDALASLRLQGRTGELLPRLAQRLTYTLPRD